A genomic stretch from Pseudomonas sp. MUP55 includes:
- a CDS encoding amino acid ABC transporter ATP-binding protein, producing MIEVRDLVKVFDTRGHIVRAVDHVTTQVAKGEVLVVIGPSGSGKSTFLRCLNGLEAFDSGSVSIDGLQLADPKTDVNAYRREVGMVFQHFNLFPHMTVLENLCLAQKVVRKRGKQEREAKALALLEKVGIAQKAHEFPSRLSGGQQQRVAIARALAMEPKVMLFDEPTSALDPEMVGEVLDVMKTLALEGMTMVCVTHEMGFAREVADRVLFFDHGKLLEDAAPAAFFDAPKDPRAQAFLRQVL from the coding sequence GTGATTGAAGTTCGCGATCTGGTAAAAGTCTTCGACACCCGTGGCCATATCGTGCGTGCGGTGGACCATGTGACCACCCAGGTGGCCAAGGGCGAAGTGCTGGTGGTGATCGGTCCGTCCGGCTCGGGCAAATCCACCTTTCTGCGCTGCCTCAATGGGCTGGAGGCGTTCGACTCGGGCTCGGTGAGCATCGACGGTTTGCAGCTGGCCGACCCGAAGACCGACGTGAATGCCTATCGCCGTGAAGTCGGCATGGTGTTCCAGCATTTCAACCTGTTCCCGCACATGACCGTGCTGGAAAACCTGTGCCTGGCGCAAAAGGTCGTGCGCAAGCGCGGCAAGCAGGAGCGCGAAGCCAAGGCCCTGGCGCTGCTGGAAAAGGTCGGCATCGCACAGAAAGCCCACGAGTTTCCATCGCGCCTCTCCGGTGGCCAGCAGCAGCGCGTAGCGATTGCCCGAGCCCTGGCGATGGAGCCCAAGGTGATGCTGTTTGACGAGCCCACCTCGGCCCTCGACCCGGAAATGGTCGGCGAAGTGCTCGACGTGATGAAGACCCTGGCGCTGGAAGGCATGACCATGGTCTGCGTCACCCACGAAATGGGCTTTGCCCGCGAGGTGGCAGACCGGGTGTTGTTCTTCGATCACGGCAAATTGCTGGAGGACGCTGCGCCGGCCGCGTTCTTCGATGCGCCGAAAGACCCGCGAGCCCAGGCCTTCCTGCGCCAGGTTTTATAG
- a CDS encoding glucan biosynthesis protein G — translation MIVSPCNAPKLSAKRLRNALVTGSALFCLFGAGQLWAFSLDDVSAKAKELAGQKYEAPRSNLPNEFREMKFADYQKIRFRNEKAEWADQNTPFKLSFYHQGMHFDTPVKINEVTADSVQEIKYDPNRFDFGDVKFDPKATEQLGYAGFRVLFPINKADKQDEIMTMLGASYFRVVGKDQVYGLSARGMAIDTALPSGEEFPRFTEFWIERPKPGDKHLVIFALLDSPRATGAYRLILRPGTDTVVDVKSQMYLRDKVSKLGVAPLTSMYLFGANQPSKVLNYRRELHDSSGLSIHAGNGEWIWRPLNNPKHLSVSNFSVENPRGFGLLQRGRNFSHYEDLDDNYDKRPSAWIEPEGDWGKGSVDLVEIPTADETNDNIVAFWSPAELPEVGKPLDVSYRLHWTLDDAAFHSPDSAWVKQTLRSTGDVKQSNLIRQPDGTVAYLVDFEGPALKKLLPDAPVRSQVSVGDNAELVENSVRYNEHTKGWRLTLRMKIKDASKPTEMRAALVQEIAQAEPEQVSTHVLKADKVLAKQHEKQAKKDAKEAKDKDAKQPEAAPAPVTPEPAKTEQVLTETWSYQLPADE, via the coding sequence GTGATTGTTAGTCCCTGTAATGCACCAAAATTGTCTGCCAAACGGTTACGAAACGCACTGGTGACGGGCTCTGCCCTGTTTTGCCTGTTCGGCGCGGGTCAACTGTGGGCATTCAGTCTGGACGATGTGTCGGCCAAGGCAAAAGAGCTGGCTGGGCAGAAGTACGAAGCTCCGCGCAGCAATCTGCCGAACGAATTCCGCGAAATGAAATTCGCTGATTACCAGAAGATTCGTTTCCGCAATGAAAAAGCCGAATGGGCCGATCAGAACACCCCGTTCAAGCTGTCCTTCTATCACCAGGGTATGCACTTCGATACACCGGTGAAAATCAATGAAGTCACCGCTGACAGCGTCCAGGAAATCAAGTACGACCCCAATCGCTTCGATTTCGGCGACGTAAAGTTTGATCCGAAAGCCACCGAACAGCTGGGTTATGCCGGCTTCCGTGTGCTGTTCCCGATCAACAAGGCTGACAAGCAAGACGAAATCATGACCATGCTCGGCGCCAGCTATTTCCGCGTCGTTGGCAAGGATCAGGTGTATGGCTTGTCGGCCCGCGGCATGGCGATCGACACCGCGCTGCCGTCCGGCGAAGAATTCCCGCGCTTCACCGAGTTCTGGATCGAGCGTCCGAAGCCTGGCGACAAGCACCTGGTGATCTTCGCCCTGCTCGATTCGCCACGTGCGACAGGTGCCTATCGCCTGATCCTGCGTCCGGGCACCGACACCGTGGTGGACGTCAAATCCCAGATGTACCTGCGCGACAAGGTCAGCAAGCTGGGCGTGGCCCCGTTGACCTCGATGTACCTGTTCGGCGCCAACCAGCCGTCCAAGGTCCTCAACTACCGTCGCGAGCTGCATGATTCCAGCGGCCTGTCGATCCATGCCGGCAATGGCGAGTGGATCTGGCGCCCGTTGAACAACCCTAAACACCTGTCGGTCAGCAACTTCAGCGTCGAAAACCCGCGTGGGTTCGGCCTGCTGCAACGTGGTCGCAACTTCAGCCACTATGAAGACCTGGACGACAACTACGACAAGCGTCCGAGCGCCTGGATCGAACCTGAAGGCGACTGGGGCAAGGGCAGCGTCGACCTGGTAGAGATTCCGACCGCTGACGAAACCAACGACAACATCGTTGCTTTCTGGAGCCCGGCCGAGTTGCCGGAAGTCGGCAAGCCGCTGGACGTGTCCTACCGCCTGCACTGGACGCTGGACGATGCTGCCTTCCATTCGCCGGACAGCGCCTGGGTCAAGCAGACCCTGCGTTCCACGGGTGACGTCAAGCAATCGAACCTGATCCGTCAGCCGGACGGCACCGTGGCCTACCTGGTGGACTTCGAGGGCCCGGCCCTGAAGAAACTGCTGCCGGACGCCCCGGTGCGCAGCCAGGTGAGCGTTGGCGACAATGCCGAGCTGGTTGAAAACAGCGTGCGCTACAACGAGCACACCAAAGGCTGGCGCCTGACCCTGCGCATGAAGATCAAGGACGCGAGCAAGCCGACTGAAATGCGTGCCGCGCTGGTGCAGGAGATTGCACAGGCCGAGCCTGAGCAGGTTTCGACCCATGTGCTCAAGGCTGACAAGGTCTTGGCCAAGCAACACGAGAAGCAGGCCAAGAAAGACGCCAAAGAGGCGAAGGACAAGGACGCCAAGCAGCCAGAAGCCGCACCGGCCCCTGTCACACCGGAGCCGGCCAAGACCGAACAAGTCCTGACCGAAACCTGGAGCTACCAGTTGCCTGCCGATGAGTAA
- a CDS encoding methyl-accepting chemotaxis protein: MFSRLTRMLVNASVRLKLALGFGQVLILSFMIAAAGWQALNAVLYRSNSLTSLGDLAVHAEAMRADRIVYRTLADSASRDQMVQKIEKIDQLLADLSHRLIDPVDVQRNQEATRLVASFKTALAELPALIEQRDAVRPALKKTALQASDALAQFASDLPDQNDEKALDAIEHLRQAMEQAEDRAQNPAWAAESLQAYDEAVSQALDALDIAQAAVTALPVDSTLLKTDLTDYRGQLLKLKQAQLNVEAVQNRFEQQLNELRENSNLLTQSQNTKRNDEADHTRTLLIGVTAAALLLGALAAWWIAQQIASPLRDLLVAANRVAQGDLSHDTQVERRDELGQLQQSIGQMTRSLRSLISSIGESARQIAGAATQLSTVTEQTRDGLNEQKDETDQVATAMNEMLATAQEVARHAERASVAANEADQQAGAGEQVVTQAVEQIGNLASEMALSGRAMLALQKESEKIASVLDVIKSVSQQTNLLALNAAIEAARAGTAGRGFAVVADEVRSLAQRTQESAEEIEGLILGLNNGTQQVADIMDSSRNLTDNSVALTRDAGEALAAITRTVSVIQEMNPQIAAAAEQQSAVAEEINRSVLKVRDVSEQTAAASEETAAASVQLTRLSLDLQTLIDKFKL, translated from the coding sequence ATGTTTTCTCGGCTGACCCGCATGCTGGTGAATGCCAGCGTCCGCCTCAAGCTCGCTCTGGGTTTTGGCCAAGTGCTGATCCTCAGCTTCATGATCGCTGCGGCGGGCTGGCAAGCCTTGAACGCCGTGCTCTATCGGTCCAACAGCCTGACAAGCCTGGGTGACCTGGCCGTGCACGCGGAGGCCATGCGCGCCGATCGCATCGTGTACCGCACCCTTGCGGACAGCGCCAGCCGGGACCAGATGGTGCAGAAGATCGAGAAGATCGATCAGCTCTTGGCGGACCTCTCCCATCGCCTGATAGATCCGGTCGATGTACAACGCAACCAGGAGGCGACGCGCCTCGTAGCCAGCTTCAAGACTGCGCTGGCAGAACTGCCCGCGTTGATCGAGCAGCGCGATGCTGTACGCCCTGCACTCAAGAAAACCGCCCTGCAGGCCAGTGACGCCCTGGCCCAATTCGCCAGCGACCTGCCCGACCAGAATGACGAAAAGGCGCTCGACGCCATTGAACACCTGCGCCAGGCCATGGAGCAGGCCGAGGACCGCGCCCAGAATCCCGCCTGGGCCGCCGAGTCGTTGCAGGCGTATGACGAGGCGGTAAGCCAGGCTTTGGATGCGCTGGACATCGCACAGGCGGCCGTGACCGCGCTGCCGGTAGACTCGACACTGCTCAAAACCGACCTGACCGACTACCGTGGGCAACTGCTCAAGCTCAAGCAAGCCCAGCTCAACGTCGAGGCCGTGCAGAACCGCTTCGAGCAACAACTCAATGAGTTGCGCGAAAACAGTAACCTGCTGACCCAGAGCCAGAACACCAAGCGCAATGACGAGGCCGACCACACGCGCACGCTGCTGATCGGCGTCACGGCGGCTGCACTGCTGCTGGGTGCCCTGGCCGCGTGGTGGATTGCGCAGCAGATCGCTTCGCCATTGCGCGACCTTCTCGTCGCCGCCAACCGGGTTGCCCAGGGCGACCTGAGCCACGACACCCAAGTGGAGCGCCGCGACGAATTGGGCCAACTGCAACAAAGCATCGGGCAAATGACCCGCAGCCTGCGCAGCCTGATCAGCAGCATCGGTGAAAGCGCTCGGCAGATCGCCGGGGCAGCAACGCAGTTGTCCACCGTGACTGAGCAGACCCGCGACGGGCTCAATGAGCAAAAAGATGAAACTGACCAAGTGGCCACGGCGATGAATGAAATGCTCGCCACCGCCCAGGAAGTCGCACGCCATGCCGAACGTGCCTCCGTGGCCGCGAACGAAGCCGATCAGCAGGCCGGCGCCGGCGAGCAGGTGGTCACTCAGGCGGTTGAGCAGATCGGCAACCTGGCCAGTGAAATGGCGCTATCGGGCCGCGCGATGCTGGCCCTGCAAAAGGAGAGCGAAAAGATCGCCAGTGTGCTCGACGTGATCAAGTCCGTTTCCCAACAGACCAACCTGCTGGCCCTGAACGCTGCGATCGAAGCGGCGCGCGCGGGTACCGCTGGCCGGGGGTTCGCCGTGGTCGCCGATGAAGTACGCAGTCTGGCCCAGCGCACGCAGGAATCGGCCGAAGAGATTGAAGGGCTGATCCTGGGCCTGAATAACGGCACCCAGCAGGTCGCGGACATCATGGACAGCAGTCGCAACCTGACCGACAACAGCGTTGCCCTGACCCGTGACGCTGGCGAGGCCCTCGCCGCCATCACCCGCACGGTATCGGTGATCCAGGAAATGAACCCGCAGATTGCCGCCGCCGCCGAACAGCAAAGCGCGGTGGCCGAGGAAATCAATCGCAGTGTTTTGAAGGTACGGGATGTGTCGGAACAGACTGCCGCCGCCAGCGAGGAAACGGCGGCGGCGAGCGTTCAGTTGACCAGGTTGAGCCTGGATCTGCAGACGCTGATCGATAAATTCAAGCTTTGA
- a CDS encoding transporter substrate-binding domain-containing protein, translating into MKKYLSMLMLGVTALVAATTAQAGAIDDAVKRGTLKVGMDPTYMPFEMTDKRGEIIGFEVDILKAMAKSMGVKLELVSTGYDGIIPAFLTGKFDMIGSGMTLTQERNLRLNFSEPFIVVGQTLLIRKDLEGTIKSYKDLNDEKYRLTSKLGTTGEMVAKKLIAKAKYHGYDNEQEGVLDVVNGKADAFVYDAPYNVVAEKKVGNGKLVFLEEPFTFEPLAFGLKKGDYDSVNFINNFLHQIKNDGTYDRIHDKWFKSSEWLKDME; encoded by the coding sequence ATGAAAAAGTATCTGTCGATGCTGATGCTCGGCGTCACCGCGCTGGTGGCGGCCACTACGGCCCAGGCCGGCGCCATCGATGATGCGGTCAAGCGCGGCACGCTGAAAGTCGGCATGGACCCGACCTACATGCCGTTCGAGATGACCGACAAGCGTGGCGAAATCATTGGCTTCGAAGTCGACATCCTCAAGGCCATGGCCAAGTCCATGGGCGTCAAGCTGGAGCTGGTGTCCACCGGCTACGACGGGATCATCCCGGCCTTCCTGACCGGCAAGTTCGACATGATCGGCAGCGGCATGACCCTGACCCAAGAACGCAACCTGCGCTTGAACTTCAGCGAACCGTTCATCGTGGTCGGCCAGACCCTGCTGATCCGCAAGGACCTGGAAGGCACCATCAAGTCCTACAAAGACCTGAACGACGAAAAATACCGCCTGACTTCCAAGCTGGGCACCACCGGCGAAATGGTCGCCAAAAAGCTGATTGCCAAAGCCAAGTACCACGGCTACGACAACGAACAGGAAGGCGTGCTGGACGTGGTCAACGGCAAGGCTGACGCCTTTGTCTACGACGCACCGTACAACGTGGTGGCCGAGAAGAAAGTCGGTAATGGCAAGCTGGTGTTCCTTGAAGAACCCTTCACCTTTGAGCCCCTGGCGTTCGGCCTGAAGAAAGGCGATTACGACAGCGTCAACTTCATCAACAACTTTCTGCACCAGATCAAGAACGACGGCACCTACGATCGCATCCATGACAAGTGGTTCAAGAGCTCCGAGTGGCTCAAGGACATGGAATAA
- a CDS encoding transporter substrate-binding domain-containing protein gives MFKRYCSALLIGVAALIHTGLLNAGAIDEAVRRGVLRVGTTPTYVPFEMTDKQGRIIGFEIDLLHAMSRALGVELELVAVPYTDLLSGLMAKKFDLIGSGMTVTQERNLKLNFSDSFIVVGQTVLLHPRLAGTVSSIEDLDEAGYRIAVIEGTTGEAAAQRFLGAARLKSFATPEEGVREVLEGKADAFIHDAPYNLIAMARPENSALLTLEQPFTFEPLAFGLEKGDYDSLNWINHFLNQVAQDGTYDQLHDKWFKDTAWIAEID, from the coding sequence ATGTTCAAGAGGTATTGTTCGGCATTGCTGATAGGTGTTGCCGCATTGATTCACACAGGCTTGTTAAATGCCGGGGCGATTGACGAGGCTGTCCGCCGTGGCGTGCTCAGAGTAGGCACCACGCCGACTTACGTACCGTTTGAAATGACCGACAAGCAGGGGCGCATCATCGGCTTCGAGATCGACTTGCTCCACGCGATGAGTCGCGCGCTGGGGGTTGAACTCGAACTGGTTGCGGTGCCCTACACGGATTTGCTGTCGGGGCTGATGGCGAAAAAATTCGACCTGATCGGCAGCGGCATGACGGTCACCCAGGAGCGCAACCTCAAGCTCAACTTCAGTGACTCCTTTATTGTGGTGGGGCAGACAGTCCTGCTTCACCCGCGCCTGGCCGGCACGGTGTCGAGCATCGAGGACCTGGACGAGGCGGGCTATCGGATCGCGGTCATTGAAGGCACCACCGGCGAGGCAGCCGCTCAGCGCTTCCTCGGGGCGGCTCGATTGAAGAGCTTCGCAACGCCAGAGGAGGGCGTGCGCGAGGTGCTGGAGGGCAAGGCCGACGCCTTCATCCATGACGCGCCCTACAACCTGATCGCAATGGCGCGACCCGAGAACAGCGCACTACTGACGCTGGAGCAGCCGTTTACCTTTGAACCCCTGGCATTCGGCCTGGAAAAAGGCGATTACGACAGCCTCAACTGGATCAATCATTTCCTCAATCAAGTGGCTCAGGATGGCACCTACGATCAACTGCATGACAAGTGGTTCAAGGACACGGCCTGGATCGCAGAGATTGACTGA
- a CDS encoding amino acid ABC transporter permease, whose protein sequence is MKQKKAQWPWHLLTVVVLVGLAGALYYATSLMSYEWRWNRVPQYFAYQAEEAQRAADISTVIELVRKGDVAEVTLRSDAGTEQKVTVADNSLQVARGDDVAEGDVIGVNRHWALGPLMWGLWTTLWLSVVSGILGLAIGLATGLCRLSSNPTLRDLSTIYVELVRGTPLLVQIFIFYFFIGTVLNLSREFAGIAALSLFTGAYVAEIVRAGVQSITRGQNEAARSLGLSASQSMRHVVLPQAFKRVLPPLAGQFISLVKDTSLVSVIAITELLKSGREVITTSFSPFEILFCVAGLYLLINLPLSKMASRLERRLAQSD, encoded by the coding sequence ATGAAACAGAAAAAAGCCCAATGGCCCTGGCACCTGCTGACGGTAGTCGTGCTGGTCGGCCTGGCTGGCGCCCTGTACTACGCCACCTCGCTGATGTCTTACGAATGGCGTTGGAATCGCGTGCCGCAGTACTTCGCCTATCAGGCCGAGGAAGCGCAGCGTGCGGCGGATATATCCACCGTCATTGAATTGGTACGCAAGGGCGATGTCGCCGAAGTCACCCTGCGCAGTGACGCCGGCACCGAACAAAAGGTGACGGTCGCCGACAACAGCCTGCAAGTGGCGCGTGGCGACGACGTGGCTGAAGGTGACGTCATTGGCGTGAACCGCCACTGGGCATTGGGCCCGCTGATGTGGGGCTTGTGGACCACACTGTGGCTGTCGGTGGTGTCCGGCATCCTGGGCCTGGCGATTGGCCTGGCTACCGGCCTGTGTCGGCTGTCGAGCAACCCGACCCTGCGCGACCTGTCGACGATCTATGTCGAACTGGTGCGTGGCACGCCGTTGCTGGTGCAGATCTTCATTTTCTATTTCTTCATCGGCACGGTGCTCAACCTGTCCCGGGAGTTTGCCGGGATCGCCGCCCTGTCGCTGTTCACCGGTGCCTACGTGGCGGAAATCGTGCGTGCCGGCGTGCAGTCGATCACCCGTGGTCAGAACGAAGCCGCGCGCTCCCTGGGCTTGAGTGCCAGCCAGTCGATGCGGCATGTGGTGCTGCCACAGGCCTTCAAGCGCGTACTGCCGCCGTTGGCCGGGCAGTTCATCAGCCTGGTGAAAGACACTTCGCTGGTCTCGGTGATCGCGATCACCGAGTTGCTCAAGAGCGGACGCGAAGTTATCACCACCTCGTTTTCGCCTTTCGAAATCCTGTTCTGTGTGGCAGGCCTGTACCTGCTGATCAACCTGCCGCTGTCGAAAATGGCCAGCCGGCTTGAGCGGAGGCTCGCGCAAAGTGATTGA